The Deinococcus hopiensis KR-140 genome has a window encoding:
- a CDS encoding SDR family oxidoreductase: MKMLEGKVAFITGGASGIGAGTARRFAQEGAQVVLADVQAEEGERVRTDIEEQGGQALYVNCDVSDAESVRQAIQAAVERFGRLDVVFANAGINGVWTPIDELEPEEWDKTLNINLRGTYLTVHYAVPHLKKAGGGSIIITSSVNGNRTFSSPGASAYSTSKAGQVAFMKMIALELGRDNIRCNAVCPGAIHTNIEQRTEHRDTEKLGIEVELPEGSPALNEGQGEPVDVADTCLFLASDLSRHVSGVDIYVDGGASLLR, encoded by the coding sequence GGATCGGCGCAGGTACAGCGCGGAGGTTTGCGCAGGAAGGCGCTCAAGTGGTCCTCGCCGACGTGCAGGCTGAGGAAGGCGAACGCGTGCGCACCGACATTGAGGAGCAGGGCGGTCAGGCACTGTACGTGAACTGCGACGTGAGCGACGCTGAATCGGTACGGCAGGCCATCCAGGCTGCCGTGGAGCGGTTCGGGCGACTAGACGTGGTGTTTGCAAATGCGGGCATCAACGGCGTCTGGACACCTATCGACGAGCTGGAGCCCGAGGAGTGGGATAAGACCTTGAACATCAACCTGCGGGGCACCTATCTGACCGTCCACTACGCTGTACCGCACCTCAAGAAGGCGGGCGGCGGAAGCATCATCATCACGAGCAGCGTCAACGGTAACCGCACCTTCTCTAGCCCTGGTGCGAGCGCCTACAGCACCTCCAAGGCCGGGCAGGTCGCATTTATGAAGATGATCGCGCTGGAACTCGGCCGAGACAACATCCGCTGTAACGCGGTGTGCCCTGGAGCGATCCACACCAACATCGAGCAGCGCACCGAGCACCGCGACACCGAAAAGCTCGGGATCGAGGTCGAATTGCCCGAGGGCAGCCCCGCCCTGAACGAGGGTCAGGGTGAGCCGGTGGACGTCGCCGACACCTGCCTGTTCCTAGCCTCGGACCTCAGCCGCCACGTATCTGGCGTGGACATTTATGTGGACGGGGGTGCGTCACTGCTGCGCTAG